The following proteins come from a genomic window of Aquimarina sp. MAR_2010_214:
- a CDS encoding nuclear transport factor 2 family protein, protein MKNSRTIQFVAAFVLLAIFLSSCTNTTKKPIDHKAAQEQNELLFTKTLQTHLIALENKNLDSLKSTLSPIGEMQLILPDSKIKNTVDEFVALHQEWFKDTTWTIETKIANIKVGDKIGMAVTEAMYREPNRNGSPYFNHMMVSYDLEKIDNKWYVIKDHASSIEKTKSKATATE, encoded by the coding sequence ATGAAAAATAGTCGTACAATTCAATTCGTTGCAGCCTTTGTGTTGCTAGCAATATTTTTAAGCTCATGTACTAATACCACCAAAAAACCCATTGATCACAAAGCTGCCCAAGAACAAAACGAATTGCTTTTTACAAAAACATTACAAACACATCTTATAGCCTTAGAGAATAAGAATCTCGACTCCTTAAAATCAACACTATCTCCAATAGGAGAAATGCAGCTCATTTTACCTGATTCAAAAATTAAAAACACTGTAGATGAATTTGTTGCTTTACACCAGGAATGGTTTAAAGATACTACCTGGACTATAGAGACAAAAATAGCAAATATAAAAGTGGGAGATAAAATCGGAATGGCCGTTACCGAGGCCATGTATAGAGAACCCAATAGAAATGGCAGCCCTTACTTTAATCATATGATGGTTAGTTATGATTTAGAAAAAATAGACAACAAATGGTATGTAATCAAAGATCATGCATCCTCAATAGAAAAGACTAAATCAAAGGCTACCGCAACAGAATAA
- a CDS encoding YqjF family protein has protein sequence MSIKELLNTTEHRPWKIPDKNWKFYQEWNNAIFIHWQVELSELQKYVPKELEIDLFEGKPWVSLVAFTMEKIRPKHLPAFPPISTFDEINIRTYVKSNSKTGVYFLSIEGGTSLSCKIAKAISELPYRYSKITRSEHQYQSINPEFKDELDIQFSIGEEITEKSTLDKWLTERYALFQDTERSINEFEIHHIEWPIQKIELTHLKVNYPRFDKLIKEKPDKIQYSKGVNVIAWGKNKKERIALS, from the coding sequence ATGTCAATCAAGGAACTATTAAATACGACAGAGCACCGTCCCTGGAAAATCCCAGATAAAAACTGGAAATTCTACCAGGAATGGAATAATGCAATATTTATTCATTGGCAGGTCGAATTATCCGAACTACAAAAATATGTTCCAAAAGAGCTAGAAATCGATCTTTTTGAAGGGAAACCCTGGGTTTCTTTGGTAGCTTTTACCATGGAAAAAATTCGACCTAAACATCTACCGGCATTTCCTCCTATCTCTACTTTTGATGAAATTAATATTAGAACGTATGTCAAGTCTAATTCAAAAACGGGCGTCTATTTTCTAAGTATAGAAGGAGGAACAAGCTTATCCTGTAAAATAGCTAAGGCAATTTCTGAATTGCCATATCGGTATTCAAAAATAACGCGAAGCGAACACCAATATCAGTCAATAAATCCTGAATTTAAGGATGAATTAGACATACAGTTTTCTATTGGAGAAGAAATTACAGAAAAAAGCACTCTCGACAAATGGCTTACAGAAAGGTATGCTTTGTTTCAAGATACAGAGAGATCGATCAATGAATTTGAGATTCATCATATCGAATGGCCAATACAAAAAATCGAGCTTACTCATCTAAAGGTAAACTACCCAAGATTTGATAAATTGATTAAGGAGAAGCCCGATAAAATTCAATATTCAAAAGGGGTAAATGTAATTGCATGGGGGAAGAACAAAAAAGAAAGAATTGCACTATCATAA
- a CDS encoding glycoside hydrolase family 3 N-terminal domain-containing protein gives MNCFFRLIFCITLLSTSSYAQKAPKFSLQDFYSYTSELEYTVDSIFNTLNDRQKVAQMIITSGGEIGKPAATVKKLAMQNAIGGVVYLKGHKQKHTEDINTLNAITAKNKTIPLLFSMDAEPSLFSSRIKGARKVGKTIDIKNEAQSDSVVNIINQELRDIGVHHNYAPVLDISPNNEAIKSRSYGDNKEDVVRLANQFIKCSQESGIIATAKHFPGHGLVKGDTHKQSVYIDGPLQEVDNYKKIIEDGVLSIMVAHITIKNNKEYDTDGLPSSCSRKIITGLLKEKMGFRGIVISDALNIMKAVTILDNAPLLASKAGCDLILMPQNEVKTINAILAEMKTNAAYKKQVMQSVKKILRLKVCAGVIK, from the coding sequence ATGAACTGTTTTTTTCGATTGATTTTTTGCATTACCCTGTTATCAACTTCTAGCTATGCCCAAAAAGCACCAAAATTTAGCTTACAAGATTTTTACTCCTATACTTCCGAACTAGAATATACAGTAGATTCTATTTTTAATACATTAAACGATCGACAAAAGGTGGCCCAAATGATCATCACCTCTGGTGGAGAAATAGGTAAGCCAGCAGCTACAGTCAAAAAATTAGCCATGCAAAATGCTATCGGAGGTGTAGTTTATCTAAAAGGGCACAAACAAAAACATACCGAAGACATCAACACGCTTAATGCTATTACTGCAAAAAACAAGACCATCCCGCTTTTGTTTAGTATGGATGCCGAGCCTAGTTTATTCTCTTCCAGGATCAAAGGAGCCCGTAAAGTAGGTAAAACTATTGATATCAAAAACGAAGCACAATCAGATTCTGTAGTTAATATTATCAACCAGGAACTTAGAGATATTGGTGTGCACCACAACTATGCTCCCGTACTGGATATCAGCCCTAATAATGAAGCTATAAAATCCAGAAGTTATGGAGATAATAAAGAAGATGTAGTTCGCCTTGCCAATCAATTTATAAAGTGTTCTCAAGAAAGTGGGATCATAGCCACCGCAAAACATTTTCCCGGTCACGGGCTTGTAAAGGGAGATACCCATAAGCAAAGTGTATATATAGATGGCCCTTTACAAGAGGTAGATAATTATAAAAAAATTATCGAAGATGGTGTGCTTTCGATCATGGTTGCTCATATCACTATTAAAAACAATAAGGAATATGATACCGATGGATTACCCTCTAGCTGTTCTCGAAAAATTATTACTGGCTTATTAAAAGAAAAAATGGGGTTTAGAGGTATTGTTATATCCGATGCGCTTAATATTATGAAAGCCGTTACGATATTAGACAACGCTCCCCTACTCGCCTCTAAAGCAGGTTGTGACCTGATCCTGATGCCACAAAACGAAGTAAAAACGATAAATGCTATCCTTGCCGAAATGAAAACCAATGCAGCCTATAAAAAACAAGTAATGCAATCGGTAAAGAAAATCTTAAGATTAAAAGTATGTGCTGGGGTCATTAAATAA
- a CDS encoding sulfurtransferase, whose amino-acid sequence MSTLQITPPIVSVNWLSKHLDHPDLVILDATIKKVTAQDQPKNSNLKIKGARFFDIKGVFSDPTTDIPNMLPSAEAFSEACKTLGISSHHTIVIYDTLGIYSSPRVRWMFTTMGHQNVAILDGGFPAWQKAEHPCETEDTSLQEYTRGNFEANYIPNLVTNAKTVLIEMNSESSLILDARSPGRFTASEPEPRESLKGGHIPNSMNLHYTKVLDDGKMRSTVELQKMLQHFNIEDKKLIFTCGSGITACIIMLAAELAGYHNVSVYDGSWSEWGQLDEVPIQC is encoded by the coding sequence ATGAGTACATTACAAATCACACCACCTATTGTATCCGTAAACTGGCTTTCTAAACATCTAGACCATCCCGATTTGGTGATTCTGGATGCTACAATCAAAAAAGTAACTGCTCAAGACCAGCCAAAAAATTCGAATCTAAAAATCAAAGGAGCTCGATTTTTTGATATTAAAGGTGTTTTTTCTGATCCAACCACCGATATCCCTAATATGCTTCCTTCTGCAGAAGCTTTCTCAGAAGCTTGTAAAACACTTGGGATTAGTTCTCATCATACCATAGTGATCTATGATACATTAGGAATCTACTCCAGCCCAAGAGTACGATGGATGTTTACAACCATGGGGCATCAAAATGTTGCCATATTAGATGGTGGTTTCCCGGCCTGGCAAAAAGCCGAGCACCCTTGTGAAACTGAAGATACCAGCCTACAAGAATACACTCGCGGAAATTTTGAAGCCAATTACATTCCTAACTTGGTTACCAATGCAAAAACGGTACTTATAGAAATGAATTCTGAAAGTTCTTTAATACTGGATGCGCGTTCCCCGGGTAGATTTACTGCATCAGAACCCGAACCCAGAGAAAGTCTTAAAGGAGGGCATATTCCAAATTCGATGAATCTGCATTACACAAAAGTACTTGATGATGGTAAAATGCGATCTACTGTCGAATTACAAAAAATGCTACAGCATTTTAATATTGAAGACAAAAAACTGATCTTTACATGTGGATCAGGCATTACCGCATGTATTATTATGCTTGCTGCAGAGCTGGCAGGATATCATAATGTATCTGTATATGATGGATCATGGAGTGAATGGGGACAGTTGGATGAAGTTCCTATTCAATGTTAA
- a CDS encoding nuclear transport factor 2 family protein: MKKLIETFYTGLSNLDAETMISCYHDDVVFEDPGFGKLKGNRAKGMWRMLCKNARNFRVEFSHVEANDQKGSAHWEAWYSFSKTGRSVHNKIDAQFEFKDGKIIKHTDDFNLHRWASQAIGWKGALLGGTSFFKKKLNQQTNRMLDKFMTS; this comes from the coding sequence ATGAAGAAGCTTATTGAAACGTTTTATACCGGATTAAGCAATCTCGATGCCGAAACCATGATATCATGTTATCACGATGATGTGGTTTTTGAAGATCCCGGTTTTGGAAAACTAAAAGGAAATCGTGCAAAAGGCATGTGGCGCATGCTATGTAAAAATGCAAGAAATTTTAGAGTAGAGTTTTCACACGTTGAAGCTAATGATCAAAAAGGATCTGCGCATTGGGAAGCATGGTACTCTTTTAGTAAAACAGGAAGATCTGTTCATAATAAGATTGATGCTCAATTCGAATTTAAAGATGGTAAAATCATAAAACACACAGATGATTTTAACCTGCATCGATGGGCTTCTCAAGCCATAGGATGGAAAGGTGCTTTGCTCGGTGGAACTAGCTTTTTTAAGAAAAAACTAAACCAGCAAACCAATAGAATGCTTGATAAATTTATGACCTCCTGA
- a CDS encoding NAD(P)H-dependent glycerol-3-phosphate dehydrogenase: MEKKPKFAVLGGGSWATAIVKMLTENLNEVGWYMRSTYALEHIKRQQHNPNYLSSVEFKVKQLKLTNDINEAVTYADYLIFAIPSAFLNSELKKLTTSLKDKVIFSAIKGIVPETGLIVGEHFHDQYDIPFNNIGVITGPCHAEEVALERLSYLTIASNDEEKAKIMANHLSSDYIKCKTSDDIIGTEYAAVLKNIYSVAAGIAHGLGYGDNFQSVLMSNAIREMKRFIKKVHKMKRNINDSAYLGDLLVTGYSIFSRNRMFGNMIGKGYTVKSAQMEMSMIAEGYYAAKTAYELDATKAARTPIIDAVHAVLYENKNPKKVFKKLTDKLD, translated from the coding sequence ATGGAAAAAAAGCCAAAATTTGCAGTACTGGGAGGTGGTAGTTGGGCAACTGCCATTGTAAAAATGCTTACCGAGAATCTAAATGAAGTTGGATGGTATATGCGAAGTACCTATGCTTTAGAGCATATTAAAAGACAACAACACAATCCTAATTATTTAAGTTCGGTTGAATTTAAAGTTAAACAACTTAAACTTACCAATGATATAAATGAAGCTGTTACCTATGCAGATTATCTGATCTTTGCTATTCCTTCTGCTTTTCTAAATAGCGAACTCAAAAAACTAACAACATCTTTAAAAGACAAGGTTATTTTTTCTGCTATAAAAGGTATTGTTCCAGAGACAGGGCTTATTGTAGGAGAGCATTTTCACGATCAGTATGACATTCCTTTTAATAATATCGGGGTGATTACCGGGCCATGCCATGCAGAAGAAGTTGCACTAGAACGATTGTCATATCTTACTATTGCTTCTAATGATGAAGAAAAAGCCAAAATAATGGCGAATCATTTAAGTAGCGATTATATCAAATGCAAAACCAGTGATGATATTATCGGTACCGAATATGCTGCAGTACTCAAGAATATTTATTCTGTAGCAGCAGGTATTGCACATGGTCTTGGGTACGGTGATAATTTTCAGAGTGTTCTTATGAGTAATGCCATTAGAGAAATGAAACGTTTTATTAAAAAAGTGCATAAAATGAAACGTAACATTAACGATTCTGCCTATTTGGGTGATTTATTGGTCACCGGGTATTCTATTTTCTCTCGTAATCGAATGTTTGGTAATATGATCGGTAAAGGCTACACAGTAAAAAGTGCCCAGATGGAAATGAGTATGATTGCCGAAGGATATTATGCTGCAAAGACTGCATATGAACTCGATGCAACAAAAGCTGCTCGAACGCCTATCATTGATGCAGTACATGCTGTATTATATGAAAATAAAAATCCGAAAAAAGTATTTAAGAAACTAACCGATAAGCTAGACTAA
- a CDS encoding nicotinic acid mononucleotide adenyltransferase, which yields MKTLKLLSVIFLSSILLTSCVAEVVIEEDVYVEEPTITLNELLNTYEVWYVDIERTKGNGEIPFLQKAFTVSFRNGKFYANNNLVGMGSNGNGYGLNVGFYDTYRMDLDIDHDIDGVYKLVITQLSNNQIEVYDKVTNTSYFLVGYQRNNFDYDQVFYDNIHYFLQEYETWEKVFTSEFGVLNEFDNENYLKFSYFGSGENFKSSQDENGIPINDIFYDYTGHYEINDIINTFDRKTLTLDYDYLGNEFFELSVINDSKIELFHPTSETVYQFVGRGHIQFKSSEKGKPTQNENKRIKKADFMKLSK from the coding sequence ATGAAAACGCTAAAATTACTTTCGGTTATTTTTTTAAGTTCAATACTATTAACTTCTTGTGTAGCAGAGGTTGTTATCGAAGAAGATGTTTATGTAGAGGAACCCACAATTACTTTAAACGAATTATTGAATACCTATGAGGTTTGGTATGTAGATATCGAACGCACAAAAGGTAATGGCGAGATCCCGTTTTTACAAAAAGCGTTTACAGTTTCTTTCCGAAACGGGAAATTTTATGCCAATAATAATCTAGTTGGTATGGGAAGCAATGGAAATGGTTATGGGTTAAATGTTGGTTTCTATGATACCTATAGAATGGATCTGGATATAGACCATGATATCGATGGTGTATATAAATTAGTAATTACTCAATTATCAAATAATCAGATAGAAGTATATGATAAGGTAACGAATACCAGTTATTTCTTGGTTGGATACCAACGTAATAATTTTGATTATGATCAGGTGTTTTATGATAATATCCATTATTTCCTGCAAGAGTATGAAACATGGGAAAAAGTTTTTACCAGTGAGTTTGGGGTATTAAATGAGTTTGATAACGAAAACTATTTGAAATTCTCATATTTCGGATCTGGAGAAAATTTTAAAAGTTCTCAGGATGAAAATGGAATTCCTATTAACGATATCTTCTATGATTATACCGGTCATTATGAGATTAATGATATTATTAACACTTTTGATAGGAAAACTTTAACACTTGATTACGATTATCTGGGCAATGAATTCTTCGAGTTGTCCGTTATCAATGATAGTAAAATAGAATTGTTTCATCCTACCTCTGAAACTGTGTACCAATTTGTAGGTAGAGGACATATACAATTTAAGAGTTCTGAGAAAGGAAAACCAACTCAGAATGAAAATAAAAGAATAAAAAAAGCTGATTTTATGAAGCTTTCAAAATAA
- a CDS encoding T9SS type A sorting domain-containing protein has product MKKLFLLTFIFLSSTLAWSQISQEEAYKILVEKQVIPEGRNQWVYGLQKPIPPNYKIKSFNKTIISSKFESWLFFIDEDPYANWEHPAKYIFFDIRSGEFEIKRATTPPDIIHEMKIFKKYIETRERFLDFAKTNTIACGTSSNKYAVIISGGWNQGNNHIRYWNDCSFVYSTLINKYGYDEANIYTLMSDGTNAAADISNGTNSNPDLDGDGDNDIQFSATTANITSVFNTLSGILDEDDELFIFTTDHGGVDGSGTSAWDTLLYLWGETITDDQFAIEVNKVNAGKISIVMEQCNSGGFIDDLSGPNRVIATAAKHTELSWAGPTINTDEFVYYWTSAMNEALPSGTVVNPDTNSDSVISKREAFDYAEANDTKSETPQFDETPINLGDQLTLNGTGDLYIKDNRAPYHSVTDSGVEPNTFGGPMWTSRDIWVRQDVDGGTTHENPEYKTTSPNGVYVRVKNRGCAPISDGKLRVYFSKASTGLSWPTHWSNYYDFTTSGSYILHGDEITNMPLSIPTLNPGDETIIEIPWYPPNPNDFDHDIHHFCLIARVESQIDPIGLETSSVNSNTKNNNNIAWKNISVYDVNPSNNIEYTNVYIRNTFRKKEDIIDLYFMDGNYGTSSENPFLRNGTVTATMDPELFERWPKEGEGIKIIDKNTIQIYNSKAVMKGIHLKPGESFSMQMRFKLNDNKPFRRPFVFDVIQKNKRGVIGGERFDIVYQNKKENPRQDIIADNIALSIFPNPSNKFLNISFTATKPNTDVSVSIRDFEGNVLISNHKNLYDKGNHIKQVNIASLKKGIYFLRLTMNGKTIVKKIFKR; this is encoded by the coding sequence ATGAAAAAATTATTTCTTTTAACCTTTATTTTCTTGAGCTCAACTCTGGCTTGGTCCCAGATTTCGCAAGAAGAAGCCTACAAAATCTTAGTAGAAAAACAAGTTATTCCAGAAGGACGAAACCAATGGGTATATGGATTACAAAAACCAATTCCTCCTAATTACAAGATCAAAAGTTTCAACAAAACCATAATATCTTCAAAATTTGAGTCCTGGTTGTTTTTTATTGATGAGGATCCTTATGCAAACTGGGAGCATCCTGCAAAATACATATTCTTTGATATTCGATCTGGTGAGTTTGAGATCAAAAGAGCAACTACACCTCCTGATATAATTCACGAGATGAAGATTTTTAAAAAGTATATCGAAACCAGAGAGCGTTTTTTAGATTTTGCAAAAACAAATACTATAGCTTGTGGAACATCCAGTAATAAATATGCCGTTATTATTAGTGGAGGTTGGAATCAAGGAAATAATCATATTCGGTATTGGAACGATTGCTCTTTTGTATATAGTACATTAATCAACAAGTATGGATATGACGAAGCAAATATTTATACGTTAATGTCTGACGGAACCAATGCTGCAGCTGATATTTCTAACGGAACCAATTCTAATCCAGATTTAGATGGTGATGGGGACAACGATATTCAGTTTTCTGCAACAACAGCAAATATTACTTCTGTATTTAACACGCTTTCAGGAATTTTAGATGAAGATGATGAATTATTCATTTTTACTACAGACCATGGTGGTGTAGATGGCTCTGGGACTTCGGCATGGGATACATTATTATACTTATGGGGAGAAACAATTACCGATGATCAATTTGCAATAGAAGTAAATAAGGTCAATGCCGGTAAAATCTCTATCGTTATGGAACAATGTAATAGTGGTGGGTTTATTGATGATCTATCTGGCCCAAATAGAGTAATTGCAACTGCAGCAAAACATACTGAATTGTCATGGGCAGGCCCGACTATCAATACCGACGAATTTGTTTATTATTGGACTTCGGCAATGAATGAAGCGTTGCCTTCTGGTACTGTGGTGAATCCCGATACAAATTCTGACAGTGTAATTAGTAAACGTGAGGCATTTGATTATGCAGAAGCTAATGATACCAAATCTGAGACGCCACAATTTGATGAAACACCAATAAATCTCGGGGATCAACTTACATTAAATGGAACAGGTGACCTTTATATTAAAGATAATCGTGCTCCTTATCACAGTGTGACTGATTCTGGTGTAGAACCTAATACTTTTGGTGGACCTATGTGGACAAGTAGAGATATTTGGGTACGACAAGATGTGGATGGAGGTACAACTCATGAAAATCCAGAGTACAAGACAACAAGTCCTAATGGAGTATATGTACGAGTTAAAAATAGAGGATGCGCTCCTATCTCTGATGGTAAATTAAGAGTGTATTTTTCTAAAGCTTCTACCGGATTATCCTGGCCAACACACTGGTCTAATTATTACGATTTTACAACAAGTGGTTCCTATATATTGCATGGAGATGAAATTACTAATATGCCCTTAAGTATCCCCACACTCAATCCTGGAGATGAAACCATTATTGAAATCCCTTGGTACCCTCCTAATCCAAATGATTTTGACCATGACATACATCATTTTTGTCTAATTGCCAGAGTAGAATCTCAAATTGACCCTATAGGTCTAGAAACTTCATCAGTCAACAGTAATACAAAAAACAATAACAATATCGCCTGGAAAAACATCTCTGTATATGATGTAAATCCTTCTAATAATATTGAGTATACAAATGTCTATATCAGAAATACTTTTAGGAAAAAAGAAGATATTATTGACTTGTATTTTATGGATGGAAATTATGGTACTTCAAGCGAAAATCCTTTCTTGAGAAATGGAACTGTAACTGCAACTATGGATCCAGAATTATTCGAAAGATGGCCAAAAGAAGGAGAAGGAATTAAAATTATTGATAAAAACACCATTCAGATTTATAATTCTAAAGCAGTTATGAAAGGAATTCACCTAAAACCAGGAGAATCTTTTTCTATGCAAATGCGATTTAAGTTAAATGATAACAAACCTTTTAGAAGGCCTTTTGTTTTCGATGTAATTCAAAAGAATAAAAGAGGGGTTATAGGAGGGGAACGTTTTGATATTGTATATCAGAATAAAAAGGAAAACCCAAGACAGGATATAATTGCCGATAATATTGCATTATCTATTTTTCCTAATCCATCAAACAAATTCTTAAATATCAGTTTTACAGCTACAAAACCGAATACTGATGTTTCTGTTTCAATTCGAGATTTTGAAGGGAACGTACTTATTTCGAATCATAAAAATCTTTATGATAAAGGAAATCACATAAAACAAGTAAATATAGCATCTCTGAAAAAAGGAATTTACTTTTTGAGACTTACTATGAATGGAAAAACTATTGTAAAGAAAATCTTTAAAAGATAA
- a CDS encoding aldehyde dehydrogenase family protein, with protein MATAILDFGIQEALQQLGVSEHNKGTSTGANWLSSKEMISSYSPVDGELIGKVEVTTAEDYEKVIQTAAEAFKTWKIMPAPQRGEIVRQFGEALRELKEPLGKLVSYEMGKSYQEGLGEVQEMIDICDFAVGLSRQLHGLTMHSERPGHRMYEQYHPLGIVGIISAFNFPVAVWAWNTALAWISGDVCVWKPSEKTPLCGIACQNIIAKVLKDNNLPEGISCLINGDYKIGEMMTTDKRVPLISATGSTRMGKIVGATVGQRLGKSLLELGGNNAIIVTPDADIKMTVIGAVFGAVGTAGQRCTSTRRLIIHESIYDKVKNAVVAAYGQLRIGNPLDENNHVGPLIDTDAVKGYQNALQKVVEEGGNIVVEGAVLSGEGYESGCYVKPAIAEADNSFEIVQHETFAPVLYLLKYSGDVENAIETQNGVAQGLSSAIMTNNLREAERFLSHAGSDCGIANVNIGTSGAEIGGAFGGEKETGGGRESGSDAWKVYMRRQTNTINYTTELPLAQGIKFDL; from the coding sequence ATGGCAACAGCAATATTAGATTTCGGAATTCAGGAAGCACTACAACAATTGGGTGTTTCTGAACACAATAAAGGGACTTCAACTGGAGCAAACTGGCTCTCTTCGAAAGAAATGATTTCATCATATTCACCTGTAGATGGAGAATTGATAGGTAAAGTAGAAGTTACAACAGCAGAAGATTATGAAAAAGTAATACAAACTGCAGCTGAAGCATTCAAAACCTGGAAAATAATGCCAGCTCCACAACGTGGAGAAATCGTAAGACAATTCGGAGAAGCATTACGAGAATTAAAAGAACCTTTAGGGAAATTAGTTTCTTATGAGATGGGGAAATCCTATCAAGAAGGTTTAGGAGAAGTGCAGGAAATGATCGATATCTGTGATTTTGCTGTAGGATTGTCACGACAGTTGCATGGTTTAACAATGCACTCAGAACGACCAGGTCATAGAATGTATGAGCAGTACCATCCACTTGGGATTGTAGGGATTATTTCTGCATTTAATTTTCCGGTAGCAGTATGGGCTTGGAATACTGCATTAGCTTGGATTTCTGGAGATGTATGTGTATGGAAACCTAGTGAAAAAACACCGCTTTGTGGAATAGCGTGTCAAAATATTATTGCCAAAGTTTTAAAAGATAATAACCTGCCAGAAGGAATTTCTTGTTTGATTAATGGAGATTATAAGATAGGAGAGATGATGACGACAGATAAAAGAGTTCCTTTAATTTCTGCTACAGGTTCTACCAGAATGGGTAAAATTGTAGGAGCAACCGTTGGACAACGTTTAGGAAAATCACTTCTAGAATTAGGAGGAAACAATGCAATTATTGTTACACCGGATGCAGATATTAAAATGACTGTGATTGGAGCTGTGTTTGGTGCAGTAGGAACCGCAGGTCAACGTTGTACCTCGACACGCCGATTGATTATACATGAATCTATTTATGATAAAGTAAAAAATGCAGTAGTAGCAGCTTATGGACAGTTGAGAATCGGTAATCCTCTGGATGAAAATAATCATGTGGGACCATTAATAGATACTGATGCAGTGAAAGGTTACCAAAATGCATTACAAAAAGTAGTAGAAGAAGGAGGGAATATTGTGGTAGAAGGAGCCGTGCTTTCTGGAGAAGGTTATGAAAGTGGATGTTATGTAAAACCTGCTATTGCAGAAGCTGATAATTCGTTTGAAATTGTACAACACGAAACATTTGCACCAGTATTATACCTGTTAAAGTATAGTGGTGATGTAGAAAATGCTATCGAAACTCAAAATGGAGTGGCACAAGGATTATCCTCTGCAATTATGACAAATAATTTACGCGAAGCAGAACGTTTTCTATCTCATGCAGGATCAGATTGTGGGATTGCTAATGTAAATATAGGAACCTCTGGTGCCGAGATTGGTGGTGCTTTTGGTGGTGAAAAAGAAACAGGTGGTGGTCGCGAATCAGGATCAGATGCTTGGAAAGTTTACATGCGACGTCAAACCAATACAATAAATTATACTACAGAATTGCCATTGGCTCAAGGAATTAAATTCGATTTATAG